From a single Pleurodeles waltl isolate 20211129_DDA chromosome 10, aPleWal1.hap1.20221129, whole genome shotgun sequence genomic region:
- the LOC138262404 gene encoding protein LDOC1-like has protein sequence MIIVAAAADPDQSLLVTIQKQAQELQQLRNENAALRQALAFRSTDIPTVFTTTPCFSGEPNKLREFLDVLTVYFAFIPTQFSQEKTKGVYLISALLGPSLAWATPIVASNDPVLSDYPVFVNHFKQMFGRAGLEASAVEALCDIQQGSQDVL, from the coding sequence ATGATAATTGTAGCGGCGGCTGCAGACCCCGACCAGTCCCTTCTGGTAACCATTCAGAAacaggcccaggaactgcaacaattaagaaacgagaatgctgccttacgacaagctttggccttccgcagCACAGACATTCCTACCGTTTTCACTACAACTCCTTGTTTTTCTGGGGAACCAAATAAGCTGCGAGAATTTCTGGATGTGTTGACTGTCTACTTTGCTTTCatacccacacaattttctcaagaaaagacaaagggggtttatctcatcagtgccttattaGGTCCTtccttggcctgggcgactccgaTTGTAGCCTCCAATGACCCGGTGTTGTCTGATTATCCAGTCTTTGTGAAtcacttcaaacaaatgtttggccGCGCAGGATTAGAGGCCTCTGCTGTAGAAGCACTCTGTGACAttcaacaaggctctcaagatgttCTCTAA